In Theobroma cacao cultivar B97-61/B2 chromosome 7, Criollo_cocoa_genome_V2, whole genome shotgun sequence, the genomic window taccgcacctatttctttccctccatatagaatggctccggtagagttgaaggagttgaaagtacaattgcaagagttggtggacaagggttttatacgccctagtatatctccgtggggagcatcggttttatttgtgaaaaagaaagacggtacacttcggttatgtattgattaccgacagcttaacagaatgaccattaagaataggtatccgttaccgaggattgatgatctttttgatcaattacaaggagctacagtgttttccAAGGTTGACCTaaggtctgggtatcatcagttgaggattaaagaacaggatgtacccaagacagtgttcaggactcggtacgatcattatgagttcttgatcatgcctttcgggttaactaacgcaccggtagcttttatggatctcatgaacagggtgttccaacccttacttggacaagtttgttattgtgtttattgatgacatactggtttactcgagagataatgatgagcacgctgcccacttgcgtatagtattacaaactttgagggaaagacagttgtatgcaaagttttcgaagtgtgagttttggttacaggaagtggtattcttgggacacgtagtatcgagaactggaatatatgttgatcctaagaaagtagaggcaattttacaatgggagcaaNNNNNNNNNNNNNNNNNNNNNNNNNNNNNNNNNNNNNNNNNNNNNNNNNNNNNNNNNNNNNNNNNNNNNNNNNNNNNNNNNNNNNNNNNNNNNNNNNNNNNNNNNNNNNNNNNNNNNNNNNNNNNNNNNNNNNNNNNNNNNNNNNNNNNNNNNNNNNNNNNNNNNNNNNNNNNNNNNNNNNNNNNNNNNNNNNNNNNNNNNNNNNNNNNNNNNNNNNNNNNNNNNNNNNNNNNNNNNNNNNNNNNNNNNNNNNNNNNNNNNNNNNNNNNNNNNNNNNNNNNNNNNNNNNNNNNNNNNNNNNNNNNNNNNNNNNNNNNNNNNNNNNNNNNNNNNNNNNNNNNNNNNNNNNNNNNNNNNNNNNNNNNNNNNNNNNNNNNNNNNNNNNNNNNNNNNNNNNNNNNNNNNNNNNNNNNNNNNNNNNNNNNNNNNNNNNNNNNNNNNNNNNNNNNNNNNNNNNNNNNNNNNNNNNNNNNNNNNNNNNNNNNNNNNNNNNNNNNNNNNNNNNNNNNNNNNNNNNNNNNNNNNNNNNNNNNNNNNNNNNNNNNNNNNNNNNNNNNNNNNNNNNNNNNNNNNNNNNNNNNNNNNNNNNNNNNNNNNNNNNNNNNNNNNNNNNNNNNNNNNNNNNNNNNNNNNNNNNNNNNNNNNNNNNNNNNNNNNNNNNNNNNNNNNNNNNNNNNNNNNNNNNNNNNNNNNNNNNNNNNNNNNNNNNNNNNNNNNNNNNNNNNNNNNNNNNNNNNNNNNNNNNNNNNNNNNNNNNNNNNNNNNNNNNNNNNNNNNNNNNNNNNNNNNNNNNNNNNNNNNNNNNNNNNNNNNNNNNNNNNNNNNNNNNNNNNNNNNNNNNNNNNNNNNNNNNNNNNNNNNNNNNNNNNNNNNNNNNNNNNNNNNNNNNNNNNNNNNNNNNNNNNNNNNNNNNNNNNNNNNNNNNNNNNNNNNNNNNNNNNNNNNNNNNNNNNNNNNNNNNNNNNNNNNNNNNNNNNNNNNNNNNNNNNNNNNNNNNNNNNNNNNNNNNNNNNNNNNNNNNNNNNNNNNNNNNNNNNNNNNNNNNNNNNNNNNNNNNNNNNNNNNNNNNNNNNNNNNNNNNNNNNNNNNNNNNNNNNNNNNNNNNNNNNNNNNNNNNNNNNNNNNNNNNNNNNNNNNNNNNNNNNNNNNNNNNNNNNNNNNNNNNNNNNNNNNNNNNNNNNNNNNNNNNNNNNNNNNNNNNNNNNNNNNNNNNNNNNNNNNNNNNNNNNNNNNNNNNNNNNNNNNNNNNNNNNNNNNNNNNNNNNNNNNNNNNNNNNNNNNNNNNNNNNNNNNNNNNNNNNNNNNNNNNNNNNNNNNNNNNNNNNNNNNNNNNNNNNNNNNNNNNNNNNNNNNNNNNNNNNNNNNNNNNNNNNNNNNNNNNNNNNNNNNNNNNNNNNNNNNNNNNNNNNNNNNNNNNNNNNNNNNNNNNNNNNNNNNNNNNNNNNNNNNNNNNNNNNNNNNNNNNNNNNNNNNNNNNNNNNNNNNNNNNNNNNNNNNNNNNNNNNNNNNNNNNNNNNNNNNNNNNNNNNNNNNNNNNNNNNNNNNNNNNNNNNNNNNNNNNNNNNNNNNNNNNNNNNNNNNNNNNNNNNNNNNNNNNNNNNNNNNNNNNNNNNNNNNNNNNNNNNNNNNNNNNNNNNNNNNNNNNNNNNNNNNNNNNNNNNNNNNNNNNNNNNNNNNNNNNNNNNNNNNNNNNNNNNNNNNNNNNNNNNNNNNNNNNNNNNNNNNNNNNNNNNNNNNNNNNNNNNNNNNNNNNNNNNNNNNNNNNNNNNNNNNNNNNNNNNNNNNNNNNNNNNNNNNNNNNNNNNNNNNNNNNNNNNNNNNNNNNNNNNNNNNNNNNNNNNNNNNNNNNNNNNNNNNNNNNNNNNNNNNNNNNNNNNNNNNNNNNNNNNNNNNNNNNNNNNNNNNNNNNNNNNNNNNNNNNNNNNNNNNNNNNNNNNNNNNNNNNNNNNNNNNNNNNNNNNNNNNNNNNNNNNNNNNNNNNNNNNNNNNNNNNNNNNNNNNNNNNNNNNNNNNNNNNNNNNNNNNNNNNNNNNNNNNNNNNNNNNNNNNNNNNNNNNNNNNNNNNNNNNNNNNNNNNNNNNNNNNNNNNNNNNNNNNNNNNNNNNNNNNNNNNNNNNNNNNNNNNNNNNNNNNNNNNNNNNNNNNNNNNNNNNNNNNNNNNNNNNNNNNNNNNNNNNNNNNNNNNNNNNNNNNNNNNNNNNNNNNNNNNNNNNNNNNNNNNNNNNNNNNNNNNNNNNNNNNNNNNNNNNNNNNNNNNNNNNNNNNNNNNNNNNNNNNNNNNNNNNNNNNNNNNNNNNNNNNNNNNNNNNNNNNNNNNNNNNNNNNNNNNNNNNNNNNNNNNNNNNNNNNNNNNNNNNNNNNNNNNNNNNNNNNNNNNNNNNNNNNNNNNNNNNNNNNNNNNNNNNNNNNNNNNNNNNNNNNNNNNNNNNNNNNNNNNNNNNNNNNNNNNNNNNNNNNNNNNNNNNNNNNNNNNNNNNNNNNNNNNNNNNNNNNNNNNNNNNNNNNNNNNNNNNNNNNNNNNNNNNNNNNNNNNNNNNNNNNNNNNNNNNNNNNNNNNNNNNNNNNNNNNNNNNNNNNNNNNNNNNNNNNNNNNNNNNNNNNNNNNNNNNNNNNNNNNNNNNNNNNNNNNNNNNNNNNNNNNNNNNNNNNNNNNNNNNNNNNNNNNNNNNNNNNNNNNNNNNNNNNNNNNNNNNNNNNNNNNNNNNNNNNNNNNNNNNNNNNNNNNNNNNNNNNNNNNNNNNNNNNNNNNNNNNNNNNNNNNNNNNNNNNNNNNNNNNNNNNNNNNNNNNNNNNNNNNNNNNNNNNNNNNNNNNNNNNNNNNNNNNNNNNNNNNNNNNNNNNNNNNNNNNNNNNNNNNNNNNNNNNNNNNNNNNNNNNNNNNNNNNNNNNNNNNNNNNNNNNNNNNNNNNNNNNNNNNNNNNNNNNNNNNNNNNNNNNNNNNNNNNNNNNNNNNNNNNNNNNNNNNNNNNNNNNNNNNNNNNNNNNNNNNNNNNNNNNNNNNNNNNNNNNNNNNNNNNNNNNNNNNNNNNNNNNNNNNNNNNNNNNNNNNNNNNNNNNNNNNNNNNNNNNNNNNNNNNNNNNNNNNNNNNNNNNNNNNNNNNNNNNNNNNNNNNNNNNNNNNNNNNNNNNNNNNNNNNNNNNNNNNNNNNNNNNNNNNNNNNNNNNNNNNNNNNNNNNNNNNNNNNNNNNNNNNNNNNNNNNNNNNNNNNNNNNNNNNNNNNNNNNNNNNNNNNNNNNNNNNNNNNNNNNNNNNNNNNNNNNNNNNNNNNNNNNNNNNNNNNNNNNNNNNNNNNNNNNNNNNNNNNNNNNNNNNNNNNNNNNNNNNNNNNNNNNNNNNNNNNNNNNNNNNNNNNNNNNNNNNNNNNNNNNNNNNNNNNNNNNNNNNNNNNNNNNNNNNNNNNNNNNNNNNNNNNNNNNNNNNNNNNNNNNNNNNNNNNNNNNNNNNNNNNNNNNNNNNNNNNNNNNNNNNNNNNNNNNNNNNNNNNNNNNNNNNNNNNNNNNNNNNNNNNNNNNNNNNNNNNNNNNNNNNNNNNNNNNNNNNNNNNNNNNNNNNNNNNNNNNNNNNNNNNNNNNNNNNNNNNNNNNNNNNNNNNNNNNNNNNNNNNNNNNNNNNNNNNNNNNNNNNNNNNNNNNNNNNNNNNNNNNNNNNNNNNNNNNNNNNNNNNNNNNNNNNNNNNNNNNNNNNNNNNNNNNNNNNNNNNNNNNNNNNNNNNNNNNNNNNNNNNNNNNNNNNNNNNNNNNNNNNNNNNNNNNNNNNNNNNNNNNNNNNNNNNNNNNNNNNNNNNNNNNNNNNNNNNNNNNNNNNNNNNNNNNNNNNNNNNNNNNNNNNNNNNNNNNNNNNNNNNNNNNNNNNNNNNNNNNNNNNNNNNNNNNNNNNNNNNNNNNNNNNNNNNNNNNNNNNNNNNNNNNNNNNNNNNNNNNNNNNNNNNNNNNNNNNNNNNNNNNNNNNNNNNNNNNNNNNNNNNNNNNNNNNNNNNNNNNNNNNNNNNNNNNNNNNNNNNNNNNNNNNNNNNNNNNNNNNNNNNNNNNNNNNNNNNNNNNNNNNNNNNNNNNNNNNNNNNNNNNNNNNNNNNNNNNNNNNNNNNNNNNNNNNNNNNNNNNNNNNNNNNNNNNNNNNNNNNNNNNNNNNNNNNNNNNNNNNNNNNNNNNNNNNNNNNNctcctttccacccatttcatgttcagtatagactgtagatagctgatctcatcgaggactacaattggatctgcattttccaaaccgtaggttcacagtcctctttacttttgtttattcgagggccctcttgttattgtaaattaaattaaattaaattaaatattttggcttactgtatttcagtatgtataaatttatttagcttttacgctataaaaattattcacgtataactctataaatattgttttataagaaaataaaatattttccttaatatttcttttattttcttattatattcaaataaccgtaatttcgttttaaatgaagattttagacttttaaactcattttgaaaatgaattatgtgttttgtacttgtatattacgttttagccagtttcgaaatttttgagaaaaaaatgaccaaaatacccctgtgtggcgaaaaatttattttgattgtttttgatctaaaatagtatatattctctaaaaactcgatatttaacaatgattgctcacaggaaagcaaagaaactaatatgtaagccttgcggggttccggttggcattccggataatgagtgtcaatcgggacgtcgcgacgattgtcatgggcctgagggaggttccgggtcgtgataattctattggtaccagagcttttggttttaaagataagagcttttggttttaaagataagagttttttgttttaaagtggttttaaaaaaaattacaatattagTGTGGCCCCtgattaagttaagttaggttgaatagaaggcatgcattttcatatagagcctaaagTTCCCTAAGCTTGCTCGTTTTCTTTTATAGattattatgcctcctcgacgcgaacgccacctctcactagatcggttgggaggggaaaaggtcgttcccaacgtcGTCAGCAAGATGCAGTAGGGGAAGAATCGGCTGCGTCTACCATTCGTgcagcacctgctgctgagcaggccgatagtcctccacatcctccacctgCTCCACCACCTACGGGTATTCCCACCATGCCTACTGAGGCAGCacaggcattggcagctttctttaccGCAATGGCTGGTGGAGATCCgactggtcaagttccacctatAGTACCACCAGttactcctttagttccaccaccggtacaagatgtatccatttccaagaagctaAAGGAGGCTAGACGGCTCAGTTCTGTGTCTTTcacgggtgagttggatgccactgtgACAAAGGACTGGATTATTCAGGTTTGAGAGACTCTctctgatatgagattagacGATGACATGAAActgatggtggctacgagattattagagaagagggctcgtgcttggtggaattcaatgaagtcccgttccactactcctcaaACGTGGTCTGATTTTCTCAAggaattcgatggtcagtattttacttattttcatcagaaagaaaagaatagagaatttctgagtttgaaacagggaaatctaactgtagaggagtatgagactcgttttaacgagttgatgttatatgtgccggatctggtgaaatctgagcaggatcagACCAGTTATTttgaggaagggctccgtaatgagattagagagcggatgacagtgactggtagggagccgcataaggaggtggtacagatggctttactGGATGAGAAGCTCGCgactgagaataggaggattcggactgagtttgcaaaaaagaggaatcctggtatgtcttctagtctgccagtaaaaagaggcaaggactcaGTGATTTCAGGGAGTACTACTTCTGTTTCCTTGACATCTCCTCAacctccatttccaccatcacaatagagaccttcgaggtttagcagatctgctatgactggttctgggaagagtttcggaggttctgatcgatgcaaaaattgtgggaattatcatagCAGGCTATGTAGAGggccaacaagatgtttccaatgtgGACAGACGGGTCATATTAGAAGTAATTGCCCACGGTTAGGACGAGCCACGGTAGTTGCATCATTTTCACCAGCTCACACtgatatgcagaggagagattcttctgggtTGCCACCGAGACAGGGAGTAGCCATACGGTccggtgtggagagtaataccccggcacatccaccttcgagaccatAGACTCGTACctcgacaagagttttcgctgtgacggaagatgaggcacgggttcgacctggagcagtgacaggtactatgtctttatttgataaagatgcttatttTTTGATAGATACTGGCTCAGATAGGTCTTATGTGAGCaccacatttgcatcaattgctgatagaaacctgtcaccattagaggaagaaattgtaattcacacccctttaggagaaaagctagttagaaacagttgttatagagactgtgaGGTAAGGGTAggcgaggaagaatttaggggtgatttaattcctctagagatcctggattttgatctaatattgggtatggactggttaactgcacatcgtgcgaacgtggattgttttcgaaaggaagttgttcttcgaaattcggagcgagcagagattgtgtttg contains:
- the LOC108662825 gene encoding homeobox protein ESX1-like, giving the protein MPIEAAQALAAFFTAMAGGAPTGQVPPIVPPVTPLVPPPQDAVGEESAASTIRAAPAAEQADSPPHPPPAPPPTGIPTMPTEAAQALAAFFTAMAGGDPTGQVPPIVPPVTPLVPPPTGHIRSNCPRLGRATVVASFSPAHTDMQRRDSSGLPPRQGVAIRSGVESNTPAHPPSRP